The Hypanus sabinus isolate sHypSab1 chromosome 1, sHypSab1.hap1, whole genome shotgun sequence genome contains a region encoding:
- the penkb gene encoding proenkephalin b isoform X2, translating to MTQSCDYFDRFNAVKNGVKLMALPWKCHCLLAVLCASFVGVGADCDQECAYCAYHLAGHATEFNSLSCTLECEGKTSSGKAWGMCKELEEINKLHEDSQSAPENDKEKEEQHQLLNKRYGGFMKRYGGFMKKGDPSDTYFANVHDENRGREILNKRYGGFMKKDVESASSVDSSDILKELLNLSELNDQKHYLDHGDSDGRSDIMKRYGGFMNAFKQNQELDEWPELQKRYGGFMRRFGKPDYQKRYGGFMKRWNDALVPSDEDGEIYSKEVPEFEKRYGGFMRN from the exons ATGACCCAGAGCTGCGATTACTTTGATCGGTTTAATGCAGTGAAGAATGGTGTGAAG CTAATGGCGTTACCGTGGAAGTGCCATTGCCTGCTGGCGGTGTTGTGTGCCTCCTTCGTAGGGGTCGGGGCAGATTGTGACCAGGAATGTGCCTACTGTGCCTACCATTTAGCCGGCCATGCCACGGAGTTCAACTCGCTG AGTTGCACATTGGAGTGTGAAGGTAAGACGTCATCAGGAAAGGCATGGGGGATGTGCAAGGAGCTGGAGGAAATTAATAAACTCCACGAGGACAGTCAAAGTGCTCCTGAAAATGACAAGGAAAAGGAAGAACAACATCAGCTTCTGAACAAGCGATATGGCGGCTTCATGAAGCGCTATGGTGGATTTATGAAAAAAGGAGACCCCAGTGACACATACTTCGCCAACGTTCACGATGAAAATAGGGGGAGGGAGATACTGAATAAAAGATATGGGGGGTTCATGAAGAAGGATGTTGAGAGTGCTTCTTCAGTAGATTCTTCTGACATTCTCAAAGAACTGCTGAACCTGAGTGAGCTCAATGATCAGAAGCATTACTTGGACCACGGCGACTCTGATGGCCGCAGTGACATCATGAAGAGGTATGGGGGATTCATGAATGCATTCAAACAAAACCAAGAATTAGACGAGTGGCCTGAACTGCAAAAGAGATATGGAGGCTTCATGAGAAGGTTTGGGAAACCAGATTACCAGAAAAGGTATGGCGGTTTTATGAAACGTTGGAATGATGCTCTCGTCCCTTCCGACGAAGATGGTgaaatatattccaaagaagtcCCTGAATTTGAAAAGAGATATGGTGGATTTATGAGGAATTAG
- the penkb gene encoding proenkephalin b isoform X3 gives MALPWKCHCLLAVLCASFVGVGADCDQECAYCAYHLAGHATEFNSLSCTLECEGKTSSGKAWGMCKELEEINKLHEDSQSAPENDKEKEEQHQLLNKRYGGFMKRYGGFMKKGDPSDTYFANVHDENRGREILNKRYGGFMKKDVESASSVDSSDILKELLNLSELNDQKHYLDHGDSDGRSDIMKRYGGFMNAFKQNQELDEWPELQKRYGGFMRRFGKPDYQKRYGGFMKRWNDALVPSDEDGEIYSKEVPEFEKRYGGFMRN, from the exons ATGGCGTTACCGTGGAAGTGCCATTGCCTGCTGGCGGTGTTGTGTGCCTCCTTCGTAGGGGTCGGGGCAGATTGTGACCAGGAATGTGCCTACTGTGCCTACCATTTAGCCGGCCATGCCACGGAGTTCAACTCGCTG AGTTGCACATTGGAGTGTGAAGGTAAGACGTCATCAGGAAAGGCATGGGGGATGTGCAAGGAGCTGGAGGAAATTAATAAACTCCACGAGGACAGTCAAAGTGCTCCTGAAAATGACAAGGAAAAGGAAGAACAACATCAGCTTCTGAACAAGCGATATGGCGGCTTCATGAAGCGCTATGGTGGATTTATGAAAAAAGGAGACCCCAGTGACACATACTTCGCCAACGTTCACGATGAAAATAGGGGGAGGGAGATACTGAATAAAAGATATGGGGGGTTCATGAAGAAGGATGTTGAGAGTGCTTCTTCAGTAGATTCTTCTGACATTCTCAAAGAACTGCTGAACCTGAGTGAGCTCAATGATCAGAAGCATTACTTGGACCACGGCGACTCTGATGGCCGCAGTGACATCATGAAGAGGTATGGGGGATTCATGAATGCATTCAAACAAAACCAAGAATTAGACGAGTGGCCTGAACTGCAAAAGAGATATGGAGGCTTCATGAGAAGGTTTGGGAAACCAGATTACCAGAAAAGGTATGGCGGTTTTATGAAACGTTGGAATGATGCTCTCGTCCCTTCCGACGAAGATGGTgaaatatattccaaagaagtcCCTGAATTTGAAAAGAGATATGGTGGATTTATGAGGAATTAG
- the penkb gene encoding proenkephalin b isoform X1, which produces MFTLFSIVNVTMLGDAVSLYLMALPWKCHCLLAVLCASFVGVGADCDQECAYCAYHLAGHATEFNSLSCTLECEGKTSSGKAWGMCKELEEINKLHEDSQSAPENDKEKEEQHQLLNKRYGGFMKRYGGFMKKGDPSDTYFANVHDENRGREILNKRYGGFMKKDVESASSVDSSDILKELLNLSELNDQKHYLDHGDSDGRSDIMKRYGGFMNAFKQNQELDEWPELQKRYGGFMRRFGKPDYQKRYGGFMKRWNDALVPSDEDGEIYSKEVPEFEKRYGGFMRN; this is translated from the exons CTAATGGCGTTACCGTGGAAGTGCCATTGCCTGCTGGCGGTGTTGTGTGCCTCCTTCGTAGGGGTCGGGGCAGATTGTGACCAGGAATGTGCCTACTGTGCCTACCATTTAGCCGGCCATGCCACGGAGTTCAACTCGCTG AGTTGCACATTGGAGTGTGAAGGTAAGACGTCATCAGGAAAGGCATGGGGGATGTGCAAGGAGCTGGAGGAAATTAATAAACTCCACGAGGACAGTCAAAGTGCTCCTGAAAATGACAAGGAAAAGGAAGAACAACATCAGCTTCTGAACAAGCGATATGGCGGCTTCATGAAGCGCTATGGTGGATTTATGAAAAAAGGAGACCCCAGTGACACATACTTCGCCAACGTTCACGATGAAAATAGGGGGAGGGAGATACTGAATAAAAGATATGGGGGGTTCATGAAGAAGGATGTTGAGAGTGCTTCTTCAGTAGATTCTTCTGACATTCTCAAAGAACTGCTGAACCTGAGTGAGCTCAATGATCAGAAGCATTACTTGGACCACGGCGACTCTGATGGCCGCAGTGACATCATGAAGAGGTATGGGGGATTCATGAATGCATTCAAACAAAACCAAGAATTAGACGAGTGGCCTGAACTGCAAAAGAGATATGGAGGCTTCATGAGAAGGTTTGGGAAACCAGATTACCAGAAAAGGTATGGCGGTTTTATGAAACGTTGGAATGATGCTCTCGTCCCTTCCGACGAAGATGGTgaaatatattccaaagaagtcCCTGAATTTGAAAAGAGATATGGTGGATTTATGAGGAATTAG